Genomic segment of Odontesthes bonariensis isolate fOdoBon6 chromosome 10, fOdoBon6.hap1, whole genome shotgun sequence:
ACATCTGCTTTCCCAGCAATGACTGCTGAGTAAGCACTGCTTCGGCCTCTGCTTCCCTTCATGTGTGATCATATCAGGGTGGAAGAAATAAACCACTTACAGTACGTGTCACACAAAACATAGGCCTGCtgtggcgggggggggggggcacaaaaAGGTATCTGTATTTTCTGTGTGAAATTTAGATACTTCTCAATATACTTTAAGTTCTGTGATTTCTGTTTGCCTGAGCAGGCATGAGTTTTCCTCTGATTTTTATCAGCAACTTGGGACAGGAGTAAGCAGGCGCTGATGGGGCCTCACACATACATCTCTTAAGTAGGAAGATGAACACAAATTGATTTGTAATTACAGTATTTAAGTGTCTAATTTTTAACTCACAGGTGAGCCTTTCAGCATGAAATATTTGGCACCAAAAGGAGCTGAATGGTTGCTTCCACAAGCGGACATCTAGCCTACACTAAAGCAGAGGCTAAATGTTTGTAAGACTCTACTGTGTGACAGCAATAAAAACAGGTAAGTAAAACTGTCAAACTATACAATTCATGAACCTTTGCTAAATTACAGCATTGCCACTGTACTGTCGATGTACAGCGTCAGTTACAGATAAGACCTCTATGATTAATGGTTCACTCCATCAGCCCCAGGCACTGAAGCTACCTGTTGCCTTATCGTAGGTGTCTTTTTAGATCTAATCATAGGTTTGCCCATCAGGTATGTTGCTTGCCAGGTTCAGTCATGTCGGAAGACCCATCATTCAACAGCGTTTTTTTTCATCGCGACTGTGTGGTGTTACCAGGCAAGTCTCTTCACGCAACTTTAAAAGTTGAAGGTTTCACTTTTAGCCTGCTGCGTAATTCTCACTCCTCTGAAAAAGAAGTTTTAGTGCAGCGTGTCAGTCATCCAGCACAGTGACAGTTATTATACTATAAAATGCTGCGCAAATCACCTGCTGTCTATTGCTTCCATcaaaattgttgttgttgttttttttttcaaggaatTCCCTGCATTTTTCTGTCATCTGGCAAAGAACAAACGCATATATCTTTTAGACAGGAGATAAAAACTTCAAAGAAATTGAACATTTAAGGACCTGGTTGGACACGTTAAGTTGAATAAACACATTTCCTCAGCAATTTATTCTCTGTGTTGTCTTATTCTTGAGGGAAGGGACAATGGAAGTACAACATTCTTTTGGCCCAAACAGTATCAAAAGAAAACGTGTAACCGGTACACTACATTAAACGCCACAAAATCCTTAAGTCTTTTAAAAAATTAAGCAATCAGGCGAcgtgatgcaaacctgttactattttttttctcatatctacaccttacagttttttttagccCCAATCCTCATCGTGTTTTTGTCAACTGTCTAATTTCAAGTATATATTTCAATGCAGACAGTGACTGACAGCCAAGTCAATAGGAAAAAAGTTCTGAAAAAATATTGGGATGGATGGGACTTGAACTTGGATCTCACGTGTGACAGCCTGTGGCGTAACAAAACCGATCCCTCCTACCTCCTCAAAAAGTAATGTTTGAGTTTAACATAGTTGCAGAACGTAGACACGTTCCACTTTGCAATGTTTTTGGAGCCATTAGCTATAACCACATCCCTACCTTTTTCCAGAGAATGGTAAGTGTGTGATACGGCGTGTATTCGTAGCAATGCTTGAATGTTAATGTGTAAAATGTTGGCGTGAAAATTGTTAAATCACAGCAGAAAAATCATCCGGATACTGTTCTTTAAATAGCAGCATGGATGTGAAGGTGCGAGGGAGCTTTCATTTGCTATTTTTTAAAGGAACCGTATTTGCTATTGTACTTTTGTcaatacattttaaaagcacAATAGGCAACAGAATAACTGAGAATAGAACCCTTCTACAGGCTATTGGCCAACGCTGAATTTAAATTGTACTCTCGCCTAACCCTTCAAGTTGCAGAGAGCCGTAGGAAGTCTTGTATCTGTGGTGGAACAAATGCTGTgtcatcttcctcttcctttGAGTGCTGTTTGAGCGACTGCTACTGGGTGTGTCTGCACTGTGGTATTGACAGATCTGGCCTTGTCACTTGTCTTTGTGTCAGAGAGGCTGTGGGAGACAGGAAGTCCACACCTACAGCACGGGGACCGGACAGCGCAAAGTGACAACTTGCAGTTCTCAGGGCACCCTTTGGTTATGACTCAACCACAAAAAACACTTTTGTTTTGTGAGTGTTAACGAAGACAAACAAATGATGCTCAAGTAAAAATATACAATATATTTGAAGTATAAATTTGTACAGAATGCCGTGGACTTTTAGCTTTATATATGCCATACATTAGGGTCCAAATAGGGTCACTTCCATATCCTTCATGATCTACAGAAAATGTCCCCCATTACAACCACAAATTAATGCACATCTTTACAAAGATACCAAACAAAAACAGCCCTTGGGTGCACTTTAAGAGGCCGAGATGACTTACAGGTGccttgtaacaaaaaaaaaaagtattcccTGAAAATGTCTCTTGCTGAGGTAAGAACACACACATCGAACTCACTTCCTTTCACTTCCTCTCACGCATCAAACTCATTCATTTGTTCTGAGATGAGACTGGCAATAGAGAACAGCTAATTACACATCCTGTCTCCTGTGACAGTGCCACAAAAAGGAGTAGCTGCAGGCTGAAGAGTGTCAGAGTAAGAAAATAAGGTGGACCATTCGTGCACACCTTTCAGCTGTGGGAATAGCCAGTCCTATAACATTTTACCTCAACGTGGTAACTGACTTTTACTGACAGTTCTGTACTAAGGAAAGGCCAAGGCCTCAGCAACAACGGGCAATGATGCAAAGGTTACAAAACAAGGTCCGTGGTGGAAACATAATCTCATGTAAATAATGCAGTTATAAGCAGTAGAATGTTCTGCAGGGGCTTTGTAAATGAATATAACAAAACTATGATATTTAGCAGAAAATATCACAGTTCGAATACATACATAGCATTGCCCACTAAAGCTTGTACTTAATGACTATTAATGTTCAGATATTAGAGAGGGTATTCTGCGTAAgagcacaagaaaaaaaaaaaaagctctctgTGGTGACAGCAAAAAGCCATCAGGAGGAAAACTATACAACAATTCAAGGTAGGATGAGTATAGTAGCTTATTTCCCTCAGCTACATTAACAAAACATCTCTGATTGGTCCTCAGAAAACATTCTGTCTGGCCAAAGACCATCAAGGCGGCAATATTCATAaccaatacagaaaaaaaaaacatagaaatatCCATTTTACAGCTGGTGAATTAACAAATAACAGTCATAATCCAAGATGTAACAAAGAAGCTGTGAGATGTCACATGATCATTATCTAATGCCATGTGTGGTGGAAAGCAAAATTCTTCTTTGCGTTAAGATATTAAGGCATCGGGACGGGAGCTTGCTCTCTGTTCCTTTAACAGATCAGTTTAGTTCATTTTGGTGCAGAACACTGTGACTGACTTACTGCTTGTGTCAGCAACTTAGGCATCTGACAGGCTCAGAAAACCTAAGCGACACCacaggaaacaaaaaaagagagggagagagagagagagagagaaaaaagctgTCTTATTGCTCCCTATGTGGACTCGAGATGAAAAACATTGTGATTGGTCGGTGTGGTGAAACAGAGCGGCTGCTCGCTGGTGGAGCGGTTATCGCAGGGAGTGTGACGCCCCAGCGTCCTCTCAAAGTCCAAGAGCTGACCCATGAAGTTGAAGTTTGGCGAAATGTTGGATTTCTTCCTCTTGACGAGGTCATAAGCATCATTCAGGGAGAGGTTGAGTCTCTGCATCAGGTAGGCCACCGTGACTGTGACCGAGCGGCTGATGCCGGCCAAGCAGTGGACCAGGATGCCGCACTGCTTCGATCGAGCCTCATctgtaagaaaaagaaaaaagtgtgaGAAGCCCACCCTTCAGATCGTTTCAAGCAATACTTTCCAGCATGACGATGCTAAAAGTTTCACTATAGTAGTCGGCGTGATTCTAGCTCTTGTTTgatggaaagaagaagaaaaaaaaaaaaaaacatcaccttGTAAGCTAACTATAAAACAGTTGTCAACTTAAAACACCAGAATTGAACATAACCCCCCGGACAGCGGAAACAACATTTCCTTCCTCAAACCACCCCCGAACCTGTCAAGAAACTCGTTCATGTCACACAACCCAGCAACCACCAAACAAACAAGAGTATGGCTGCGGTTTCAGATGCAGCCATACTCTTGTTCAAAAGCAAAACTTAAACACCATGCTGTAACGCTGCCAAACGAAACGACAAATAAAAGTCGTGTTCCTTCATAAGGTTTTACAAGCTGTTGCtctgaatagaaaaaaataatgcgTCGGCATCGTGCCAACACGGAGCTTTGGCCTCTCGTCTCCAAACCTATACACATATCTCAAAGACACACATGTTTGTTGGTGAACTGTTGTGTGATCCCTCACTGTCAAATTATTAGTAAAACTGATAGATTGGTCAATTATTTAACTCACACTTCACCTTCAAACATATGAACAAAAAGAAGCACATTCCACTTGGACTTACAAAGTTTGAATTCACATCACTGTCCTTGTGGAAAGGCATGCAcacaataaaaagaaacaacaacatctcATCTGTTAATGGCGTATGTTCACCTAGGCCAGATGTTGATTTACTCACCAATAAATGATATTGCCTCTGGAAAGAACTGGGACAGGTTCTGACTCCAGTGGTCCGAAATAGGGATCTGTTTGTACCTGAAGTGGCCGTCGTGCTCAAACATGTTGGGGAGATTGGGTGTGACATTCAGGATGTAGGTGATGTTGTACTGTCCCAGCACATCTAGGTTGGTGGAGTCTTTGGCGCAGCCTAggaaaaggtagggtaggatTTGAACAGGGAAGTCAGGCTGATAGCTTGGGACAGGGCTCTCCTCGGACTCCGTGGCACTGCCGGGCTCTCGATCCGACTCCCCGTCGGAGCAATCCGAGCTGATCCGGAGATTCCCAAAACCAAGAACGGACatgggaggagaggagctgGGACAGGAGCTGTCCAGGAGGGTCTCGCAGTGCTCTGGGTACTCTGTGTGGAACTTTACAAAACCGCCTGGAAAACAGCCAAAACCCAACAATGTGTTAACAAATCACATATAAACGTTTACATGATCACCTTTTAAGGGGGACAACTACAGAATTGTTTAATTTAATAGTATTGTAACAGCAAAAACATGGCAAGTATTGAGGCTGAACTGTACGCCCCCCCCCCTcactcactctcacacacacacacacacacacacacacacacacacacacacaaacatacacacaacaaGATCATTCATGAAATGCATGTCTGTTCCTGCTGGAGCAAAACATGCCGCAGCCATTTTGGAATTTTAATTGAGAATCTCAGTAGTGACACAAACTTTTTGAACAGCCTTCAAACCGTAACTCCGCAGCATGGGATAAAACCTGAGCTCATAAGTAAGCAAGTGCAGCTcaataatgat
This window contains:
- the LOC142389785 gene encoding dual specificity protein phosphatase 7-like → MSNLTPSKSVEWLQLELESGGTSLLLLDCRSHELHESSHIETAINLGMTGLMLRRFKKGNIPIQTIISKKEDKEKFLRRCKTDTVVLYDESTAGWPDSGAPASVLFLLLQKLWEDGCKAYYLEGGFVKFHTEYPEHCETLLDSSCPSSSPPMSVLGFGNLRISSDCSDGESDREPGSATESEESPVPSYQPDFPVQILPYLFLGCAKDSTNLDVLGQYNITYILNVTPNLPNMFEHDGHFRYKQIPISDHWSQNLSQFFPEAISFIDEARSKQCGILVHCLAGISRSVTVTVAYLMQRLNLSLNDAYDLVKRKKSNISPNFNFMGQLLDFERTLGRHTPCDNRSTSEQPLCFTTPTNHNVFHLEST